The following proteins come from a genomic window of Bacillus sp. Marseille-P3661:
- a CDS encoding LysR family transcriptional regulator, with protein sequence MRIEPYLSFCAIVEEGGFQKAADKLYLTQPAVSLNIKQLEKDYGQPILIRKTKGKIALTPLGEKVYEYSTGLRAQIEKLEHLKMESLKQLQYEITIDCNSTGGLYLLTKTSLKFRVNNPQIYLTIRRTSNREDSRIFNNNADLYMNLLSSIPKQMSPIAKWDDKMVIIVPKDHALSGRILSQKELEKQTFILPTKASPSRFVLDDYFNHKIGTPAKCILEVENPEAIKQSVLSQKIPGIILKSVIQQELDNEILTTVPTESGLDMICYHVIFENNHRPLTEVTRKFIKFLKKNDPFSF encoded by the coding sequence ATGAGAATAGAACCATACTTATCTTTCTGTGCAATAGTTGAGGAAGGTGGATTTCAAAAAGCAGCAGATAAACTCTATCTAACGCAACCTGCAGTAAGCTTAAATATAAAACAACTAGAAAAAGATTACGGACAACCTATTTTAATTCGCAAGACTAAAGGGAAAATAGCGTTAACTCCTCTAGGAGAAAAAGTCTATGAATACTCCACTGGTTTAAGGGCGCAGATTGAAAAACTAGAACATTTGAAGATGGAATCATTAAAACAATTACAGTATGAAATTACGATTGATTGTAATTCCACAGGAGGGCTCTATTTATTAACCAAGACTTCCCTTAAATTTCGGGTTAACAATCCCCAAATTTATTTAACTATTAGACGCACTAGTAATCGTGAAGACTCAAGAATATTTAATAATAATGCTGACTTATATATGAATTTACTTAGCTCGATACCCAAACAAATGAGCCCTATTGCTAAGTGGGATGATAAAATGGTCATTATTGTACCAAAAGATCATGCTTTATCAGGCCGTATATTATCACAGAAAGAATTAGAAAAACAAACATTTATTTTACCAACGAAGGCATCACCTTCACGTTTTGTTTTAGATGATTATTTTAATCATAAAATAGGGACCCCAGCGAAGTGCATATTGGAAGTAGAAAATCCAGAAGCAATTAAACAGAGTGTATTATCTCAAAAAATACCTGGTATAATATTGAAAAGTGTTATTCAACAAGAGCTAGATAATGAGATATTAACTACAGTGCCTACAGAATCAGGTTTAGATATGATTTGTTATCATGTTATATTTGAAAATAATCACAGACCTTTAACCGAAGTAACTAGAAAATTTATTAAATTTCTAAAAAAGAACGATCCATTTAGTTTTTGA
- a CDS encoding TRAP transporter permease — MNARILVAVVAIGLSLFHIYTGVFGSLEAYMQRIIHLALGLSLLYLTILIPQNNNGAVDSTTTPRSILGYIYNRYVPVLLLIILVLSQIYLILNYDYLMGGRFPYMTPLSTSETLIGLLIVLIVIDATKRTMGWGMTILAILFFLYPMMGPYLPGIFGHDGKSLSMFIDNLVYTTDGIYGIPLGISATFLILFVIFAALLEEVGFGRFLLKFASGVSGKRRGGPAKIAVLTSALTGMVSGSAVANVVSTGSFSIPLMKRIGYSREYAGAVEAAASTGAQFLPPIMGAQAFIMAQFTGIPYFQIALYSLIPAVLYFVGVWINLDVEARRLNLRGLDEKEIGDWKSVTKSHLHLLIPFILLVYLLSIGRTPMFAIIYSMFALVLVSLFTKHTRLTRTKLVNALQGAANMSLTVIAASAVSGIIIGAVTLTGLGDRFTSFMIDMSGGSLFLALVMAAIASLILGMGLPTIPAYIVQISILVPSLIEMGLNPVVAHLFAIYFSCISMITPPVAIAAFAASAISGGNAFKTGLTATKVGSIAFVVPFLFAYEPALLLIDTNIFAIIWSVIKAIIVIFALAFALQGYYFNPIKRLYRLLSLVAVILIVAPVSVLIDSIGLLIIIFIYIDQYRNKTKFQNLEIQPDQYKTYQN, encoded by the coding sequence ATGAATGCACGTATCCTAGTGGCTGTAGTAGCAATAGGATTGTCGTTGTTTCACATATATACCGGTGTTTTTGGTTCACTTGAAGCGTACATGCAAAGAATCATTCATTTAGCTTTAGGATTGTCACTACTATATTTAACAATTCTCATACCACAGAACAACAACGGGGCAGTTGATTCTACAACTACCCCAAGGTCCATTCTAGGTTATATTTACAATCGTTATGTACCTGTACTTTTGCTAATCATATTAGTTCTTTCACAAATATACTTGATATTGAATTACGATTATTTGATGGGTGGACGTTTTCCCTATATGACGCCGTTAAGCACTAGTGAAACCTTAATCGGTTTACTAATCGTGTTAATAGTTATCGATGCTACAAAGAGAACGATGGGATGGGGAATGACCATACTTGCAATACTGTTCTTTCTCTATCCTATGATGGGACCTTACCTACCAGGGATTTTCGGGCACGACGGTAAGTCGTTAAGTATGTTTATCGATAATTTAGTTTATACAACTGATGGAATTTATGGTATACCCCTTGGTATTTCAGCGACCTTCCTTATCTTATTTGTTATATTTGCAGCACTTTTAGAAGAAGTTGGGTTTGGGCGCTTTCTATTAAAATTTGCTTCCGGGGTTTCTGGCAAAAGGAGAGGTGGTCCTGCAAAAATTGCAGTACTGACAAGTGCCTTAACAGGTATGGTATCCGGTAGTGCCGTTGCAAATGTAGTCAGCACAGGTTCTTTTAGTATTCCTTTGATGAAACGAATTGGTTATAGCCGTGAATACGCTGGAGCAGTAGAGGCAGCAGCTTCAACAGGCGCTCAGTTTCTGCCACCGATTATGGGTGCACAGGCGTTTATTATGGCACAGTTTACAGGGATCCCGTATTTTCAGATCGCATTATATTCTTTAATTCCAGCTGTCCTTTATTTTGTCGGAGTCTGGATTAATCTTGATGTAGAAGCAAGAAGATTAAACTTGAGAGGGTTGGACGAGAAGGAGATTGGAGATTGGAAATCCGTTACAAAGTCACATCTTCATTTATTAATACCGTTTATACTTCTTGTTTATTTGCTATCAATAGGACGTACACCTATGTTTGCAATTATATACAGTATGTTTGCATTAGTTTTAGTTAGTTTATTTACCAAACATACAAGACTAACTAGGACTAAGCTTGTAAATGCTCTACAAGGTGCCGCAAATATGTCTTTGACAGTTATTGCAGCTTCAGCTGTATCAGGAATAATTATCGGTGCTGTCACGTTAACGGGTTTAGGTGATCGTTTTACAAGTTTTATGATTGATATGTCGGGCGGCAGTTTGTTTTTAGCTTTAGTTATGGCTGCTATAGCTTCCTTAATTCTAGGAATGGGTTTACCTACTATTCCCGCATATATTGTGCAGATATCGATCTTAGTACCTTCTTTAATTGAAATGGGGTTAAACCCCGTTGTAGCCCATTTATTTGCAATCTATTTTTCTTGTATTTCGATGATCACACCACCGGTTGCTATTGCGGCTTTCGCTGCTTCAGCTATTTCGGGAGGTAATGCTTTTAAGACGGGTCTGACAGCTACCAAGGTTGGATCAATTGCATTTGTTGTACCATTTTTATTTGCTTATGAACCAGCATTGTTACTAATCGATACTAACATTTTTGCAATAATCTGGAGCGTAATTAAAGCAATCATTGTTATTTTTGCACTTGCCTTTGCTTTACAAGGCTATTACTTTAATCCTATCAAAAGGCTTTATCGTTTATTGTCGCTGGTAGCCGTAATTTTAATTGTTGCCCCTGTATCTGTATTGATTGATTCAATTGGTTTATTAATTATTATTTTTATTTACATTGATCAATATCGGAATAAGACAAAATTTCAAAACCTTGAAATACAACCTGATCAGTATAAGACGTATCAGAATTAA
- a CDS encoding SDR family NAD(P)-dependent oxidoreductase → MRFKDKVVIVSGTGPNIGIEVARTLAKEGANVVCADYLQENADAAADAVRELGREALAFALDIRDKGAIQSVVQETIHKFGKVDSLVNNAAITVNKGVLEIETSEWQDCIDINLTGTFQFCQVVARSMIDLNIKGSIVNIASTSGHRGRKNAIGYCSSKGGVLNMTRAMAMDLADYGIRVNSVSPTRTGTPVGVKQLNSVRTAPEIPLGRTGEPIDQALAVAYLASDESSFVTGMDIRVDGGALATWGVQEYRNV, encoded by the coding sequence ATGCGTTTTAAAGATAAAGTTGTGATCGTATCTGGAACTGGACCAAATATTGGTATAGAGGTTGCTAGAACACTAGCTAAAGAAGGTGCAAATGTAGTTTGTGCAGATTACCTGCAAGAAAACGCAGACGCTGCAGCAGATGCTGTTCGTGAATTAGGTAGGGAGGCACTTGCCTTCGCATTAGATATTCGTGATAAAGGAGCAATTCAGTCTGTTGTGCAAGAAACTATTCATAAGTTTGGAAAAGTAGATTCGCTTGTTAATAATGCTGCCATAACAGTTAACAAAGGTGTATTAGAGATAGAAACTAGTGAATGGCAGGATTGTATTGATATTAATTTGACAGGGACTTTCCAATTTTGCCAAGTTGTTGCGAGGTCGATGATAGATCTGAATATTAAAGGTAGTATCGTTAATATTGCATCTACATCAGGACATCGCGGTAGAAAAAATGCGATCGGTTATTGTTCATCCAAAGGAGGCGTGTTAAATATGACGAGAGCGATGGCAATGGATCTTGCGGATTATGGTATTAGAGTCAATTCTGTTTCACCAACTCGAACAGGAACACCGGTTGGTGTAAAACAATTGAATAGTGTACGAACAGCTCCTGAAATTCCGTTAGGTAGAACGGGTGAGCCAATTGATCAAGCGTTAGCTGTTGCCTACCTTGCTTCTGACGAATCAAGCTTTGTTACGGGAATGGATATTCGCGTAGATGGTGGAGCTTTAGCTACATGGGGTGTGCAAGAATATCGTAATGTCTAG
- a CDS encoding hydantoinase B/oxoprolinase family protein produces the protein MSLKTNSDLKNDLKFIPRNDPVTFEVLRHRLWQINDEQGKTIINISGSPVASEGNDFNVVLADAEGEILCVGAYIILHVSAISIIIKNAIAMLGEDIEEGDMYMVNDPWMGAGHQNDICILQPIFWNGKRIAWTASVIHQIDVGGPYPGSWNPKARSVFDEAPRYRYLKVVRNGRLQNDVLGTYLTNSRLPDLIELDLRAQIAAANVVRERLYSLIDRYKINTVINAFQDMLDYSQILFKQQLRRLPDGEWYGEDHLDHDGFDEKIYTVRCRLIKKGEHLTFDLTETDEQSPGFINCTYAAAISGVYTAVFPYLCEKIPWNAGVFRQIDIKVKEGTVHHAKFPAPVGFGTVHASICTTNATAATLGKMLTSSISFNEEAMANWSGAAFVYNLFGRDQSGEPFATMLLSSDLQGTGAKGFADGYDVGGKLLAPRSSVANVESLESLYPVMFLYRRRTKDSGGAGKFRGGVSAETAFTPYKTNKIDLTVNTNGVNHSSSPGISGGFPGGGSTAILIREANLQEFWNIGELPISVETMENKEFLQAKSAFELNDGDVFVAVPHGGGGYGDPTEREPIRVLDDFNNGLVSKEQAEQVYGVIIKNKQIDFEATLSKRKDIRTERLKLAYIQNPSYVKESTEPKKVDSHGVSQPFGGMRIRNHQIYCPCCDHVICNAANEETKQQLLLIKREVGSGSPWISKKLNGNSPYFELWEYICSNCGLLIAAEQHRYDDSSVWDDYKVN, from the coding sequence ATGAGTTTGAAAACTAATAGTGACTTAAAAAATGATCTAAAATTCATTCCACGGAATGATCCAGTTACATTTGAGGTATTACGTCATCGATTATGGCAAATAAATGACGAACAAGGAAAAACGATTATTAATATCTCTGGTTCACCAGTAGCTTCAGAGGGAAACGATTTCAATGTCGTCCTAGCTGACGCAGAAGGAGAAATCCTTTGTGTAGGTGCTTATATTATCCTACATGTAAGTGCTATTTCAATAATTATTAAAAATGCAATAGCGATGTTAGGCGAAGATATTGAAGAAGGCGATATGTATATGGTAAATGATCCTTGGATGGGAGCAGGCCATCAAAATGATATTTGCATTCTTCAACCTATTTTCTGGAATGGAAAGCGGATTGCTTGGACAGCATCAGTTATCCATCAAATAGATGTAGGAGGTCCATACCCGGGTAGCTGGAACCCAAAGGCAAGATCTGTTTTCGATGAAGCGCCAAGATATCGCTATTTGAAAGTTGTTCGCAATGGTAGATTACAAAATGATGTACTTGGAACATATTTAACAAATTCGCGTTTACCAGATTTGATAGAGCTTGATTTACGTGCTCAAATCGCAGCGGCAAATGTTGTCCGTGAGAGACTATATAGTTTAATAGATCGATATAAGATCAACACAGTTATAAATGCATTTCAGGATATGCTTGATTACAGCCAGATTCTATTTAAACAGCAACTCCGTCGTTTACCGGATGGTGAGTGGTATGGCGAAGACCATTTAGATCATGATGGTTTTGATGAAAAAATATACACGGTTCGATGCCGGTTAATAAAAAAAGGTGAACACTTAACCTTTGACCTTACTGAAACAGACGAGCAAAGTCCTGGCTTTATTAATTGTACGTATGCGGCGGCAATATCCGGAGTTTATACTGCAGTATTTCCTTACTTATGCGAAAAAATACCTTGGAATGCAGGGGTATTTAGACAAATTGATATTAAAGTTAAAGAAGGAACCGTTCATCACGCTAAATTTCCTGCTCCAGTTGGGTTTGGGACAGTTCATGCCTCTATTTGTACTACGAATGCAACAGCAGCTACTTTAGGTAAAATGTTAACCTCAAGTATCAGTTTTAATGAAGAAGCAATGGCCAATTGGTCAGGAGCGGCTTTTGTATACAATTTGTTTGGACGGGATCAGAGTGGTGAACCCTTCGCGACTATGCTGTTAAGTTCCGATTTACAAGGAACCGGAGCGAAAGGATTTGCAGATGGTTATGATGTCGGTGGGAAGCTACTAGCTCCTCGTTCAAGCGTAGCCAATGTCGAATCATTGGAATCTTTATATCCTGTGATGTTTTTGTATCGCAGAAGAACGAAAGATTCTGGTGGGGCAGGTAAGTTCCGTGGAGGGGTATCTGCAGAAACCGCCTTTACACCATATAAAACAAATAAAATAGATTTGACTGTCAATACAAATGGTGTGAATCATTCTAGTTCACCAGGAATATCAGGAGGATTTCCAGGTGGAGGATCTACTGCTATCTTAATAAGAGAGGCCAATCTTCAAGAGTTTTGGAACATAGGTGAACTGCCTATAAGTGTTGAAACAATGGAAAATAAGGAGTTTTTACAAGCAAAATCTGCATTTGAATTAAATGATGGCGATGTTTTTGTTGCTGTTCCTCATGGCGGTGGCGGTTATGGTGATCCGACGGAGCGAGAACCCATAAGAGTATTAGACGACTTTAACAATGGTTTAGTATCAAAAGAACAAGCAGAGCAGGTCTACGGTGTCATTATAAAAAATAAACAGATTGATTTTGAAGCAACTTTGTCTAAACGAAAAGACATTCGTACCGAGAGACTAAAATTAGCTTATATTCAAAATCCATCGTACGTAAAAGAATCAACAGAGCCTAAGAAAGTAGATAGTCATGGAGTGTCACAGCCTTTTGGCGGAATGAGGATTCGTAATCACCAAATCTATTGTCCATGCTGTGATCATGTGATTTGTAATGCAGCCAATGAAGAAACAAAACAACAATTACTGTTAATAAAACGTGAGGTTGGCTCTGGAAGTCCGTGGATTTCAAAAAAATTAAATGGGAATTCACCCTATTTCGAGCTATGGGAGTACATTTGTTCAAACTGCGGGTTATTAATAGCAGCTGAGCAACACCGTTACGATGATTCTAGTGTATGGGACGACTATAAGGTTAATTAA